The Jeotgalibacillus aurantiacus region ATTTCTCAAGTGAGTCTTCTGTTATTTAAGCCCCTCCGTATTCATCAAAACAATCCTCCACTTATCCGGATCTTCTATCGTGACACCTTTTTCCTTCCAATAAGGGTTCTCCGGTTCGACCTGAGGATAGCCCATTTTCAATAGCCGACTCGCTGTCTCCTCCAGCTGTTTGGCATCAGGAATATAAAACACAAGCAATTGATCGCGTCCCGGATCCGGACATGGGCTGCCTGACTCGTGACTCGTAAACTCCAGATGCACTGCTGTACCCGGCAAACCATACATCACCCCATCATACCCATCGTGTCCCTGAAATGCGGCCACCTTCTTTAAGCCGAGTCCATTTTCATAGAAATGAATGATATCTTCCATTTTATCAGTCGGTCTTGCCATTCTGATCTGTACGGCATCAAAGTATGTAAACCTCATCAAAAACCCTCCTTTTGTTTCAGTGTAAAATAAGCAGGCTTGCGCATGACGGTCCGAAAGACTGAATTTAAT contains the following coding sequences:
- a CDS encoding VOC family protein produces the protein MRFTYFDAVQIRMARPTDKMEDIIHFYENGLGLKKVAAFQGHDGYDGVMYGLPGTAVHLEFTSHESGSPCPDPGRDQLLVFYIPDAKQLEETASRLLKMGYPQVEPENPYWKEKGVTIEDPDKWRIVLMNTEGLK